From Fusobacterium varium:
AACTTTTTAATTTATATGAATTAAAAGATAAAAAAATAAGTAAACTTACAGCACTTCAGCAATTAAAAATAAATGTAGCAAAGCATCTTATAACTGAACCTAAATTAATATATATTGATAATCCTAGTTCAACTCTTGATTTAAAAAGCAAGGTTGATTTTTATAGTACAATAAAAAGAATATGTGATGAAAAAGAAATTACAGTTATTTTTATAACTCATAATATAAAAGAGATATCTAATTTTGCAAATAAACTTCTATTCCTAAGAAGAAAAGAGAAAACTTTTTATTTTGGCGATTGTAAGGATTTTATAAAAGATAAGGAATAAAGAGGTATAAAAATGAAAAAGATAATAATAGTTCTTTTTATGATGCTTTTTTTTATTACAGCAGTGTATTCAAAGGATGTTGTTACATTTGCTTTTCCTGATGGACTTCCAGCTCTTAGTATTGTAAAAATGATAAATGATGATAAAGAAATATCTGGAAAGAAAATAGATTATAAATTGGAAAAAATATCTGAATCTCTTATAATGAATTTTTTAAAAGAAGAAAGTGATATTGGTATTGTTCCATCTAATCTTTCAGGACAGTTATATAATAAAAATCTTGATTATAAAATAGTTGGAACCATAGGATGGGGATCTTTTTATATAGTGAGCAGAGAAAAAATAAAAAATATAGAAGATTTAAAAGGAAAAGAAATATATACAATAGGTAAAGGGTTAACTCCAGATATAATACTTCAAACAATACTGAAAGAAAATGGAATAAATCCAGATAAAGATTTAAAAATAAATTATTTATCTGGAGGTAATGAAATAGCTCCTATGTACCTTGCAGGAAAAATAGATATAATTATGGTTTCAGAACCTGTATTAAGTAAAATTCTTTCAAAAGACAAAAGAAGTGAAATAAATTTTGATATGAATAATGAATGGAAAAAAGTATTTAAAGATGATAAAGGCTTTCCTCAGTCTACTTTAATTGTAAAAGAAAATCTTATTAAAGAAGAACCAGAATTTATATCAGCATTTATAAATAAATTAGAAAATAGTATAGAATTTATTTATAGTAAAAATCCAGTAAAAGAAGAATATATAATTGGATCAAAAATAACTATTGATTTAAGTGTTTTAGATGAAATACTAAAAAGAGTAAATATAAAATTTATATCAGCTGATAATAGCAGGGAAACATATAGATTGTATTTTGAAAATATTAAAAAGATAAACAGCAAAGCAATTGGAGGAAAAATTCCAAATGAAAAAATATTTATTTCAAAGTAGATGGCTATTCATTTCTCCTTTATTATTTATGATTATTTGGGAAATTATATCAAGAATAATAGGAAATGACTTGATATTTCCAAGCGTATTAAGTATTTTTAAAGCTTTTATAAATATAATTAAAGAAAAAGACTTCTTATTTATAATTTTTCATACTATAAAAAGAACAGGAATAAGTATAGGAATATCATTAATAATAGGAATTTTATGCAGTATTCTTTCATATAAATATCAATTTTTTTATATTCTATTTTTTCCATTTTTTTCATTTTTAAAATCTATTCCTACAATAGCGGTGATAATATTAGTTTTGATTTGGAGCAATGTAGAAATTGTTCCAATAATAACAGGAATTATGATACTTTTACCATTAGTATATGAAAATATACTTGGGGGAATAGATTCAATAGACAGAGATTTGTTAAAAATGGCAGATATATATAAAATATCAAAAATTGATATATTTAAAGGTATATATATTCCAGGGGTATATTACTTTTCTTCAGCAGGAATCCCTGCTTTAATAGCTTTAACTTTGAAAGTAGTTATAGCAGGAGAAGTTTTGTCACAAGGCTCTCTTTCAATTGGAGGAGAAATATTTATAGGAAAAATCTATTTGGAAACTTCTTCTATTTTTGCATGGATTGTTATTGTCATTTTGATAAATTTTCTTTTGGATGTATTTTTAAAAAATATTAACAAAAAGTTTACAAGGTGGAGGAACTTATAATGAAACTGGTAAATATAGTTAAATCCTATGGAGATAAAAAAGTTTTAGATGGAATAACTTTGGATATTGAAGAAGGAAAAGTTACTGCTATATTAGGGGAATCAGGTTCAGGAAAGAGTACTCTTCTCAATATAATAGCTGGAAAAATAAAAGATTATAAAGGTAAAATAGTTTTTGAAACTGAAACTGAAAAAGGAATATCATATATATTTCAGGAAGATACTCTTATTCCATGGAAAACGGTTTATGGGAATCTGGAATTTGTATTAAAGAAAAAAATACCAATTGATAAAATAGAGTTAAGAATAAAAAAATATCTTAAAATGGTAGGATTAGAAGGAATAGAAAATGAATATCCTAATGCACTTAGTGGAGGAATGAAAAGAAGAGTCGGAATAGCAAGAGCATTTTCCTTTCCTTCAAATTATCTTTTTATGGATGAACCATTTGAGTTTTTAGATATAAAAATAAAAAATGAAATAATAGAATATTTTATAAAACTTCAAGATATAGAAAATAAAACTGTAATTTTTATAACTCATGACATAGAGTCAGCAGTTTCTTTAGGTGAAAAAATAGTGGTATTTAGCAATAAACCTACAAAAATAAAAAAGATATTTGAAAATCCTTATCCAAAAGAAAAAAATACAGAAAAAAAAGAAAAATTAAAGAATGAAATAAAAAAATTATTCTTGTAATTATTTAAAATTAAAGATATAATACAGAATAGTATTGTTTAAGGAGAGATATAGTTTATGATAAAAATAGGAAAAAGACAAAAAATGATTATCAATAATTTTGCAAGTGTAGGTGCATACTTACATGGTGGAACTGATGATGATAAAGATAATATACTTCTTCCAAATAATGAATTAGAAGGAAGAAATCTTAAAGAAGGAGATGAAGTAGAAGTATTGGTATATATGGACTCAGAAGATAGACCAGTAGCTACTTTCAGAAAAACTGAAGCTTTAGTTGGAAATTTGGCTAAATTGGAAGTAACAGATATTCATCCAACTTTAGGAGCATTTATGGACTGGGGGTTAAAAAAAGAACTTCTTCTTCCAAAAGGACAGCAAGTAGGAAAAGTAGAAATAGGAAAAAAATATCTTGTAGGTATATATGAAGATAGTAAAGGAAGACTTTCTGCTACTATGAAAATATACAAATTTCTTCTTCCATCAGCTGAAATGCAGAAAAATGATATAGTAAGTGGAACTGTTTATGGAATTAATCCAGAAATAGGAGTTTTTGTTGCTGTAGAAGATAGATACTTTGGACTTATACCTAAAAATGAATATTTTAAAGATTATAAAGTTGGAGATGTAATAGAAGCTAGAGTAATCAGAGTGAGAGAAGATGGGAAAATAGATCTGACTCCAAGAGAACTTGCTTATATTCAGATGGATAAAGATGCAGAACTTGTATATGAAAAAATGAGACTTCTTGGAGAAAGTTTTGGATTTACAGACAAAAGTACTCCAGAGGAAATTATTGGATATTTCAACATGAGTAAAAAGGCATTTAAAAGAGCGGTTGGAAATTTATTGAAAAATGGAAAAATTGAAAAAAATGATATTGGATATTTTAGGATAAAAAAAGAAAAAAAAGAATTATAAAAACAATAAATGTACAAAAAGTTTTAGGAATTTTCCAATAGAAATCCTGAAACTTTTTTTATTTAAAAATATTTCAGCAACTGGAAGGTTTACATATGTATATTTACAGTTGAATATTTGAATTAAAGAATTATATAGTTATAAATTAAAAAGCAATATAATTTATTAAATTTTTTTAATTTTTAACAATAAAAATAAAATAATCCTATAGTTAAAATTTTATTAATTCAGCTTTTCAGGAGTGATAGAAAACTACATTAATATTTTATATAGTGAGGAATAAAAAATAAAATAAAAAAACAACGTATGATTAATTTAGAATTTAAGAAATGAAATAATTATCATATAAAAAATATATTATTCTTTTCTTTTTAGTTAGTATATAGTAATGAAGTATCAAGAACAACTTAGATTTTCAAGGAGGAAAGATGATAGGATTAATTTTAATGATTCTTGCTTTTGCAGGAATGTGGAAAACTTTTGAAAAGGCTGGAATGGAAGGATGGAAAGGGATTGTTCCTGTTTATAACATGTATCTTTTAATTACTGAAATTGCAAAAAAACCTTGGTGGTATGTATTGCTGTTATTTGTACCAATAGCAAATATAGTTATCATGATTATTGTAAGTATTGAAGTAGCCAAAGCATTTGGAAAAACAACAGGATTTGGAATAGGGCTTGCTTTACTTTCATTTGTATTCTATCCATTGTTAGGATTTGGAGATGCAGTATATCAAGGACTTGGAGTAGATGAAACTACTGCTGATTCTGAAGATAAAAATGAAAAACTAGATTACGATCTATAGTAACATTCTGGGGGGAATAATATAGATGCATGTTAGAATATATCTTTAAAAAATACATTTTAACATGCGTAATTGTGGTTGTAAAAAGAGCCTGCCAAAAATGAAGTTTTCCTTCTATTTTGACTAGGCTCTTTAAATTATAATTTATTTGGTTTTTCAATGAGAATATTTTTTTCATTTTCATAAGTGACAAAACCAGGTTTACTTCCTTTAGGTTTGTTTATGTATCTTTTTTTAGTATAATCTACACTGATTTTATCTCCAGCAGAACTTTTAGAAAAATATGCTGCTACTTCAGCACCTTTTAAAAGCATTTCTTCTGTAATTTCATTTGCTTTTATAATTACATGAGAACCAGGAATATTTTTAGAATGCAACCATATATCCTCTTTACTGGCAATTTTAAAAGTTAGATTATCATTTTCAATATTATTTCTTCCATATAATATTTTAAAATTTTCAAATTCAAGCAGTCCATATCCAATTTCTTTTACCTGTTTCTTTTTATTTCCTTTTTTTTGCTGTATTTTTATATATCCTTGAGATATTAATTCTTCTTGAATAAGCTTTAAATTATCAGTATTAGGGCTGTTATCAATAAATAGTTTAATACTGTTCAGATAATTCAATTCTTCATTTATTTCAATAAATCTTCTCTTATTAGCTTCCATACCTCTTTTTAATTTATTATATTTTTTATAAAGTTTTTCCAAATTTTCTTGTGGTGTTATTTGTGGATCAAGTGATATAGATATTTCTTTATTATTATAAAAATCATAAGTTTCAATAGAAGTCATACCTTTTTTAAGTGTATATATAGAAGCAGCAAGAATATCTCCTTGTTCTTTGTATTTTATAAAGTCTTGTTTTTCTATCGCTTCTTCTTCTAAAAGAGAGATTATTCTCATATTTTTTTTGATTTTTTTGTTTATATTATCAAGAAGCTGAGTTTTTAATGTGTCAAAGCTGCTTGATAGATTTTCTGAATTTATATAAAAATTTATAGCATCTCTAAAATTGTCAAAAGAAACTGCTTCATCATATTCTTTTCCTTTAGGAATAATATTAAGTACAGTTCCAAGAACTATTCTGCCTTTATTCAGGAAAATTTTTGGTTGAGGCGGAGCATTTAGTAACTGTGTGAAACTATCAAAATCAGTTATGTTCTGAACTGTTAATTTTCCAAGACCTTCTATATTTTTTAAGAGGGAATTTTCAGTTGTAAATTTATTAAATTCATCTTTTGAAACATTTAAAGGGGAAATTTTTTCTTCAATAACAGGCTGTTCATATTTTAATCCTGGGAAAAGAGCTCTTAAACGATTTTCTTCCAGAGAAAATCGTTTAAGTAAATCAATTATTTTATCTTCTTCATCTGTAAAAATAAAATTTGAACATTTTCCCATTATTTCAAAATATATAGAATAATTTTTTACTTCGCCAAGTTCATTTATTTTTGCAAACTTGAAACATAAAATTCTATCAAATCCTAACTGCTGTATATCAGTAAGCATAGCATTGAGCAAATGTTTTCTCATATTTGCAGCAAGACCAGCAGAATTTTCCAAGATGCTTTCTTTAGAATCTGCAATATAGCAAATTGGAAAAGAAGGATTGCATGAAAATACAAGTTCAGTTTTTCCAAAATAAACAGAAAGAGATACTTCAGTATTTTTTGTTATTTTATTTATTTTTTTTCCTGAAAGATTTACCTTCAGTTCATCTTTTATTTTGTTCAATGATATACCATCAATGTAAAACATTATTTTCTCCTATCGGACTTTTATTCGTTTTTTATACCAATTAAATTTTTAGCATCAAGAATGTCTAAAACCAAAAGATCTCCATCAGCTTTTTTCAAAATGAAATTATCTTTATCACTGCTTTCCATTATTTCAAGCACTGTAAAGTTTTCTATTCCATGACTTGCAAAGAAATTTTGAACAATCGGAGTTCCCTTTATCTCTACTACAGAAACTTTTGTTCCTATTGGAAATTCTGTAATAAGAAGAGGTTTAAAATAATCTGTTTTTCCTCTAAGGGCATTTAAAATTACTTCAAATACTTCAATAAAATGAGTAAGGTCTTTATCAGCAATATCTTCTGTAAGTGTAGACATTATCATTTTGTGATAGTTATTATGATAAGCTAAAGCTTTAGCTCCTTTAGGAGTCAAAGATACAAAAACTTTTCTTCTGTCAGAATTTGATCTTACTCTAGCAATAAATCCTTTTTCTGTAAGTTTAGAAACAGCAACAGTAGCAGTTCCCATAGTTATACCAATTCTTTCTGCCAGTTCATTCATAGTAAGGGAATCCTGTCCTATAGCTTCTATTAAGTGAAGCTCAGTATGAGTAAGGCATTTTATCCCTCTTTTAAGAGCCATATCTTCAGTTTTAAAAAATAATTTGTAGAAATCTTCCAATACTTCATTAACTTTTTTTATGTTTTCATTCATAAATTAACCTCTCTTTAAAGAATTTATTCTTTCTTTGTAATCTCCAGAAAAAACATATGAACCAGCAACAAAAATATTTGCTCCAGCTTCAATACATTTTCCAATAGTGTCAGCTGTAATTCCACCATCAACTTGAATATCTACTTTTTTACTGAGTTTTCTTACATCTTTTATTTTATCTATTGCACTGTTAATAAATTTTTGTCCTCCAAAACCTGGATTAACACTCATAACCAAAACCATATCTATATCATTAATAACATACTTAAGGATATCTACTGGAGTAGAAGGGTTAAGAGATATACCTGCTTTTATTCCATGTGCTTTTATTTGTTGAATAACTCTATGAAGATGTACAGTAGATTCTGCATGTACAGTAATTATATCAGCTCCAGATTTAACAAAGTCATCAATATATCTTTCTGGTTTTTCAATCATTAAGTGTACATCAAATATAAGTTTAGTTTTGTTTCTTATAGCTTTTATAACAGGAGCTCCAAAAGTTATATTAGGAACAAACATTCCATCCATAACATCTATATGAACATAGTCAGCTCCAGCTTTATCTATTGCAATTACTTCTTCACCCAGCTTACTGAAGTCAGCTGATAGGATAGAAGGAGCTATCTTGATATCATTCATACTTATTCCACCTCTCATTTTTTAATTTTTCATATGTTTTTTTATAGAAATCATATCTTACAGGAGAAATTTCTCCATTAGTAACCATATCTTTAATTATACAATTTGGTTCGTTCAAATGCAAACAATTATAAAATTTACAACTTTTATCAGTTTTGAACTCAGGAAATAATGAAATTAGCTCCTGAACATCTTTTATGTAAGGCAGTTCTATAGATGAAAAACCAGGAGTATCTATGATAAATCCACCTCCTGGCAGAGGAAGAAGATTAGTATCTTTGGTTGTATGTTTACCTCTTCTCAATCTTTTACTTGTTTCACCAGTTTCAAGGATTTTAACATTTTGTAAAAGATTTATAATGCTTGATTTTCCTACACCACTAGGACCTCCAAAAGCTGTTATTTTATTTTGGATAAAAACTTTCAGCTGGTCTACACCAATATTTTCTTTTTCAGAAATAAGGAAATAAGGTATTTCTAAATTTTTAAGAAAATCTAAATTTTTTTTAATATCTTCAATTTCTACTTTGGTAAGAAGATCTATTTTATTTACAACAACAACTGGTGCTATTTTATAATAAAAACTATTAAGGATAAGAGTATTGAGTCTTTCATAATCAATAACCGGATCTTTTCCAGCAAATTGAATAACAATATAATCTATATTTGCTACTAAAGGTCTTTCCAAAAGATTTTTTCTTTTTTCTATTTTAGTTATAGAATTATCTTCTGAAAATTCAACAATATCTCCTACTACACAATTATGTTTATTGTCTTTTCTTTTTAAAATTCCTCTTAACTTGCATTCATATACTTTTTCATCAGATTTTATATAATAAAATCCTTGTATTTTGTTTATGACTATTCCTCTAATTTTTATTCCTCCTTGAAGCAGACTGCTAGTTTTCTTTATTTACTGTTATATCGATTACTGTACCAGCTGAAACTTTTCTTCCAGCTAAGACACTTGTTTCAATAACTAAATCTTTTTCTATTTCTGGAAGAGATACATAAGTTATCTTACCAATAAGAAGAGAGTTTTCTGTAAGAATTTCTTTAGCTTTATTTATCTCAATACCAATAATATCAGGAACTCTTACATCCATAAGCTGTTCAGAACCGTTGATAAGAAAGGATATTCTTTGCCCCCTTCTGAGCAGAGTCCCAGTTGCTGGATCAGTTGATATAACTTCATTGTATGCAATATTGGCTTTTGTGGTAGCAACTCTGTCTATAATGAGGCCTTTTTGTTCAGCAATAGCCTTAGCATCTAGAAAGTTCATTCCTTTTAATTCAGGAACTTCTACAAGAGCTTCCCCTTTACTTATCCATACTTTAATATTTCTATTCTTCTTTACAATATTTCCAGCTTCAGGTTCCTGAAGAAATATCTCTCCAACAGGAAGATCAGAAAACTCTTCACCCATATTTCTGATATTCAGTTCATTATTTTCTAACATCTTTTCAGCTTCAGCTAAAGTTAGAGTTTTTAAATCTGGAACAGAATAGAAAGTTTCATTGAAGTATATTTTTTCAAATATTTTAAATGAAAAGAAAGCTATTAAAACGATAGCTATTAAAGTAAGAAAAGAGAAACATATTGACTTTTTATTCATTATTCCTCCCTGAAAATTTAATCTTATATTAACACATATAGATACTATTTGATAATAACATAAGAAGCACAAAATATCAATAATTACTTGATAAATACTGGAGTAAATGTTAAAATACAGTGAATGATTTTGTTTTAGGATATATGCTTTAAGCATATGATTTTAGGAGGAGAGAAGATTGGATTATACAATTGAAACATTGATACCAAGAGAAGCAGTGGAAAAAAGAATAAAGGAACTTGCTTCTGAAATAGAAAAAGATTACAAGGGCAGAGAAGTAATAGTTTTAGGATTGTTGAAAGGCTCTGTTATTTTTATGAGTGATCTTATAAAAGAAATAGATATACCTTTAGTAATTGATTTTATGAGTGTATCAAGTTATGGAAATGGAACTAACAGTACTGGGATAGTAAAAATATTAAAAGATACTGATTTTGATTTGAAAGATAAGGAAATTCTTATTGTAGAAGATATAATTGATACAGGACTTACTTTAAAATATGTAAGAGAATTTATAGAATCTAAAGGAACAAAAAGTGTAGCAATATGTACTCTTTTAGATAAGCCAAGCAGAAGAAAGGTAGAGATTAAAGGAGATTATGTTGGTTTTGAAATTCCTGATGAATTTGTAGTAGGGTATGGTTTAGACTATGCTCAGCATCATAGAAATCTACCATATGTAGGAATGGTAGTAAAAAAATAGATGGAGGAAAGGATGTCCTTTAAGCATAAAAAAAAATTTGGTCAGAATTTTCTTACTGATCAAAAAGAAGTTTTAAGAAAAATAATGGAAGTATCATCTGTAAATCAAAATGATACTGTTCTTGAGATAGGACCAGGAGAAGGGGCATTAACTGCATTGCTTCTGGAAAAAGCTCAAAAAGTGGTTACTATAGAGATAGACAGAGATTTAGAAAAAATATTGAGAAAAAAATTTAATGAAAATCCAAAATATACTCTTGTAATGAATGATGTTTTAGAGACTGATTTAAAAGAATATATAACAGTAGGAACAAAAGTTGTTGCTAATATTCCATATTATATAACCTCACCAATTATAAATAAACTCATTGAAAACAGGGGTGTAATAGATGAAATATATATAATGGTACAAAAAGAAGTTGCTGAAAGAATATGTGCTAAAAAAGGTAAAGAAAGAAGTGTTCTTACACTTGCAGTTGAATATTTTGGTAAAGCTGAGTATTTGTTTACTATACCTAAAGAAGCTTTTACACCTATTCCAAAGGTGGATTCAGCTTTTATGTCTATAAAACTTTACAAAGATGATAAATATAAAAAAATTGTAGATGAAGATATATTTTTCAAATATGTAAAAGCGGCTTTTGCTAATAAAAGAAAAAATCTGTTAAATAATTTTACAACTATGGGAATATCTAAAGATGAGTTAAGAAAAATTTTGGATGAAGTTGGTATAAAGGAAACAGAAAGAGCTGAAAATCTTACTATAGAGGATTTTATAAACTTGATAGCTGTGTTTGAAAAAAAATAAGGTAAGATTAAAATGAGGGTAGATTAAGAGTTATAAAATAGTGAAAGCTTGCCCTCATTTTAGCTTTTAAATTGGAGGAAAAATGTTAGGAAGTTATGAATATCTGATTCAAAGCAGAAAAGAAGATATAGACTTTATTAATAAAATAATGGAAGCATATGAAGGTGCAGGAGTAGTTAGAACTGTAGATCCTCATAAAGGTCTTATTAATATAATAACTACTTATGATTTTAAGGATTTTGTAAAAGAGATTGTTGAAGATTTAGATAAAAAAGAAGTAGTTGCTAAAATAGTGGAAGAAGGTCCTTGGAAAGGATCATTATATATTAATAAATAGAATATAAAACGGAGGATGGAGAATGGAAAAATTAGAAAAACTTATAAGTTACATCATAAAAGAATTAGTAGATACTAAAGAGGAAGTAAGAATTGACTATGATGCTATAGATGATACTATTATCTTTAAAGTAAGTGTTGCTAAAGGTGAAATGGGGAAAATAATTGGTAAAAATGGACTGACAGCTAACGCAATAAGAGGAGTTATGCAGGCTGCTGGAGTAAAAGATAAATTAAATGTAAATGTAGAATTTTTAGATTAGGAGGGGTAATGGAACTTTTAACAGTTGGTAAGATTTCCGGAACACATCACTTAAAGGGAGCAGTTAAAATAATAGCTAATATAGGAGATGCTGAAATTCTTGAAGGAAACAGAGTAATAGTGGAACTTCCTGAAGGGGAACAG
This genomic window contains:
- a CDS encoding ATP-binding protein; translation: MKLVNIVKSYGDKKVLDGITLDIEEGKVTAILGESGSGKSTLLNIIAGKIKDYKGKIVFETETEKGISYIFQEDTLIPWKTVYGNLEFVLKKKIPIDKIELRIKKYLKMVGLEGIENEYPNALSGGMKRRVGIARAFSFPSNYLFMDEPFEFLDIKIKNEIIEYFIKLQDIENKTVIFITHDIESAVSLGEKIVVFSNKPTKIKKIFENPYPKEKNTEKKEKLKNEIKKLFL
- a CDS encoding putative transcriptional repressor codes for the protein MNENIKKVNEVLEDFYKLFFKTEDMALKRGIKCLTHTELHLIEAIGQDSLTMNELAERIGITMGTATVAVSKLTEKGFIARVRSNSDRRKVFVSLTPKGAKALAYHNNYHKMIMSTLTEDIADKDLTHFIEVFEVILNALRGKTDYFKPLLITEFPIGTKVSVVEIKGTPIVQNFFASHGIENFTVLEIMESSDKDNFILKKADGDLLVLDILDAKNLIGIKNE
- the rpe gene encoding ribulose-phosphate 3-epimerase, with amino-acid sequence MNDIKIAPSILSADFSKLGEEVIAIDKAGADYVHIDVMDGMFVPNITFGAPVIKAIRNKTKLIFDVHLMIEKPERYIDDFVKSGADIITVHAESTVHLHRVIQQIKAHGIKAGISLNPSTPVDILKYVINDIDMVLVMSVNPGFGGQKFINSAIDKIKDVRKLSKKVDIQVDGGITADTIGKCIEAGANIFVAGSYVFSGDYKERINSLKRG
- a CDS encoding ribosome biogenesis GTPase RsgA → MERPLVANIDYIVIQFAGKDPVIDYERLNTLILNSFYYKIAPVVVVNKIDLLTKVEIEDIKKNLDFLKNLEIPYFLISEKENIGVDQLKVFIQNKITAFGGPSGVGKSSIINLLQNVKILETGETSKRLRRGKHTTKDTNLLPLPGGGFIIDTPGFSSIELPYIKDVQELISLFPEFKTDKSCKFYNCLHLNEPNCIIKDMVTNGEISPVRYDFYKKTYEKLKNERWNKYE
- the spk1 gene encoding serine/threonine-protein kinase PK-1, whose translation is MNKKSICFSFLTLIAIVLIAFFSFKIFEKIYFNETFYSVPDLKTLTLAEAEKMLENNELNIRNMGEEFSDLPVGEIFLQEPEAGNIVKKNRNIKVWISKGEALVEVPELKGMNFLDAKAIAEQKGLIIDRVATTKANIAYNEVISTDPATGTLLRRGQRISFLINGSEQLMDVRVPDIIGIEINKAKEILTENSLLIGKITYVSLPEIEKDLVIETSVLAGRKVSAGTVIDITVNKEN
- the hpt gene encoding hypoxanthine phosphoribosyltransferase, which produces MDYTIETLIPREAVEKRIKELASEIEKDYKGREVIVLGLLKGSVIFMSDLIKEIDIPLVIDFMSVSSYGNGTNSTGIVKILKDTDFDLKDKEILIVEDIIDTGLTLKYVREFIESKGTKSVAICTLLDKPSRRKVEIKGDYVGFEIPDEFVVGYGLDYAQHHRNLPYVGMVVKK
- a CDS encoding 16S ribosomal RNA methyltransferase; amino-acid sequence: MSFKHKKKFGQNFLTDQKEVLRKIMEVSSVNQNDTVLEIGPGEGALTALLLEKAQKVVTIEIDRDLEKILRKKFNENPKYTLVMNDVLETDLKEYITVGTKVVANIPYYITSPIINKLIENRGVIDEIYIMVQKEVAERICAKKGKERSVLTLAVEYFGKAEYLFTIPKEAFTPIPKVDSAFMSIKLYKDDKYKKIVDEDIFFKYVKAAFANKRKNLLNNFTTMGISKDELRKILDEVGIKETERAENLTIEDFINLIAVFEKK